Proteins found in one Gemmatimonadota bacterium genomic segment:
- a CDS encoding insulinase family protein — protein MRARRAVRPRAGRRSPVLVVLLTVALTACDREQWRPDLPPPHTMELPAPTFQRPDPAQLQQTLANGLVAYVVEDHTTPLVTVAGIVGAGSADGRVAGASEAWAAALRAGGTEVRSRLEVARLLDDMVAELSVTQTPEETRVVLNVPAEDWEAALGLLADLLQRPAVQATDVTRISARGTRGIDASAAAGGESGPVLYEGSLASAVDVFTATLLDGHPYGTRAITPSRLGVADAVAFQQSWVVPSNVALAVGGDLDGAAARAAVEREFSGWRGPAPAERAAVPEVSGDASRRLLLLDADKLQGWLVLGHELPVVPLEDEAPLQVMNYILGGGHFDTRLFRATRDLRGLTNDDSGFPVQSIRGPGTYTFRTYGRPEVIPLLLHLTLEEIERIRSGPVSEEELFVAQGALADGEYTLAYRDGHVTALSFAEEWIRYGSHERSASYPERVRAVTAEAVRAAAAAYLHPERMDAVLIGPVDAILAAPPLEGEPRLDAFGTLVRR, from the coding sequence ATGAGGGCGCGTCGTGCGGTGAGGCCCCGCGCTGGGAGGCGCTCGCCCGTCCTGGTCGTGTTGCTCACCGTGGCACTCACCGCGTGTGATCGCGAGCAGTGGCGACCCGACCTGCCCCCGCCCCACACGATGGAGCTGCCGGCCCCGACGTTCCAGCGACCCGATCCGGCCCAACTGCAGCAAACGCTGGCGAACGGATTGGTGGCCTACGTGGTGGAGGACCACACCACACCCCTCGTGACCGTGGCGGGCATCGTGGGCGCGGGCAGCGCCGACGGGCGCGTGGCCGGCGCCAGCGAGGCGTGGGCCGCCGCGCTGCGGGCGGGGGGCACCGAAGTGCGCTCCCGTCTCGAGGTGGCCAGGCTACTGGACGACATGGTGGCCGAGTTGTCGGTGACGCAGACGCCCGAGGAGACCCGCGTGGTGCTGAATGTACCTGCGGAGGACTGGGAGGCGGCACTCGGCCTACTCGCGGATCTGTTGCAGCGACCGGCCGTCCAGGCGACGGACGTGACGCGGATCTCCGCCCGTGGGACGCGGGGGATCGATGCCTCGGCGGCCGCAGGGGGTGAGTCGGGGCCCGTCCTCTACGAAGGCTCACTGGCGAGTGCGGTCGACGTGTTCACCGCCACGCTGCTGGACGGCCACCCGTACGGCACCCGCGCGATCACGCCTTCACGGCTGGGCGTGGCCGACGCGGTCGCCTTCCAGCAGAGCTGGGTGGTGCCCTCCAACGTGGCGTTGGCGGTGGGCGGTGACCTGGACGGTGCGGCGGCTCGAGCCGCCGTGGAGCGGGAGTTCTCCGGGTGGCGGGGCCCGGCCCCAGCCGAGCGGGCCGCCGTGCCCGAGGTGTCTGGCGACGCGAGCCGACGGCTCCTGCTGCTCGATGCGGACAAACTGCAAGGCTGGCTGGTGCTGGGTCACGAGCTGCCCGTCGTGCCGTTGGAGGACGAGGCCCCGCTTCAGGTGATGAACTACATCCTGGGCGGCGGTCACTTCGACACCCGCCTCTTCCGCGCCACGCGGGATCTGAGAGGTCTGACCAACGACGACTCGGGCTTTCCCGTCCAGTCCATACGCGGCCCGGGCACCTACACGTTTCGCACCTATGGGCGGCCGGAGGTCATCCCCCTGCTGCTCCACCTCACGCTTGAGGAGATCGAACGCATCCGCAGTGGGCCGGTGAGCGAGGAAGAGCTGTTCGTGGCCCAGGGGGCCTTGGCCGACGGCGAGTACACGCTCGCCTACCGCGACGGGCATGTCACTGCACTGTCGTTCGCAGAGGAGTGGATCCGCTACGGGAGCCACGAGCGTTCAGCCAGCTACCCCGAGCGAGTGCGCGCGGTCACGGCCGAGGCCGTTCGTGCAGCGGCTGCCGCGTACCTGCATCCCGAACGCATGGACGCCGTGCTGATCGGACCGGTCGATGCCATCCTGGCCGCGCCCCCGCTGGAAGGGGAGCCACGCCTGGATGCCTTCGGCACGCTGGTGCGCCGGTGA
- a CDS encoding insulinase family protein codes for MTTRSRHPTPALPVMESFVSVAGLTRRFLRSGHVSSGARVRTLPRRARGVLTIAFLGAASSLAAQTTYEFGIREHVFDNGLRLLVVERPDDPRVAAKIFTDFGSLIEQPGQLGAAHFLEHLLFKGTRSLGTTDWQREQPLRDSIARMDRALSEARNAARNELRERGVFHDYRHAQSTPLIDSIQAEIARLELTASAYRDPGAMMRWYQAYGGTGLTATTEQEYMKFDINLPRERVELFLRVESDRMRNTVFREFDAERMILVEQRLGDLNRVSTPFYEAMNAQVGMVHPVFFPEGYRSDFYQYNRAYQRNLYERWFIPNNTTLVFVGGVRLEDMVPLVDRWFGDMYRAPEPTRTFAIEPVPHGEKRLIWSSPDLSPRVDMRHLIPGVGHPDRPHVDVLAEVLRLEVGDALRDAGVNGSVDVNTRVVHTERFGVPATLNIEVVTGSEATLDAAEQAVLIAITRVQQRGTAAGRLARVKKRLRTEWYRTQQDADAFAFEIGHFQTMDSWQTLAEHLNARERTTSDDLMRIASRYLIADNRTVGAVRREVER; via the coding sequence TTGACCACGCGCAGCCGACACCCGACTCCCGCTCTACCGGTCATGGAATCGTTCGTCTCAGTCGCAGGGCTCACCCGGCGCTTCTTGCGCAGCGGACACGTCTCGTCCGGGGCGCGCGTACGCACCCTTCCCCGGCGGGCTCGCGGTGTTCTGACCATCGCCTTCTTGGGGGCTGCCTCGTCGCTCGCTGCCCAGACCACCTACGAGTTCGGCATCCGTGAGCACGTCTTCGACAACGGGTTGCGCCTCCTGGTGGTGGAGCGTCCCGACGATCCGCGCGTGGCGGCCAAGATCTTCACCGACTTCGGCTCCCTGATCGAACAGCCGGGGCAGCTGGGCGCGGCCCACTTCCTCGAGCACCTGCTCTTCAAGGGAACCCGTTCCCTGGGTACCACGGATTGGCAGCGGGAGCAGCCCTTGCGCGACTCGATCGCGCGCATGGACCGGGCGCTCTCGGAGGCCAGGAACGCAGCCCGCAACGAGCTCCGTGAGCGGGGCGTCTTCCACGACTACCGCCACGCGCAGAGCACGCCCCTCATCGACTCCATCCAGGCCGAGATTGCCCGGCTGGAGCTGACCGCCAGCGCCTATCGTGACCCCGGCGCGATGATGCGCTGGTATCAGGCCTATGGTGGCACGGGCCTGACGGCGACCACGGAACAGGAGTACATGAAGTTCGACATCAACCTCCCTCGGGAGCGGGTCGAGCTGTTCCTGAGAGTCGAGTCGGACCGCATGCGCAACACCGTATTCCGTGAGTTCGACGCGGAGCGCATGATCCTGGTCGAGCAGCGTCTGGGCGACCTGAACCGTGTCAGCACGCCGTTCTATGAGGCCATGAATGCCCAGGTCGGCATGGTCCATCCAGTGTTCTTCCCGGAAGGCTACCGCTCCGATTTCTACCAGTACAACCGGGCCTACCAGCGCAACCTCTACGAGCGCTGGTTCATCCCCAACAACACCACGTTGGTGTTCGTGGGGGGCGTCCGCCTGGAGGACATGGTTCCACTCGTGGACCGCTGGTTCGGGGACATGTACCGCGCTCCCGAGCCTACGCGCACGTTCGCCATCGAGCCCGTGCCTCACGGAGAGAAGCGACTCATCTGGTCGTCCCCTGATCTGTCGCCACGCGTCGACATGCGCCACTTGATCCCAGGCGTCGGGCATCCGGACCGTCCCCACGTGGACGTTCTGGCCGAGGTGTTGCGCCTCGAGGTGGGAGATGCGCTGCGCGACGCCGGGGTGAACGGCTCAGTGGATGTGAACACTCGCGTCGTGCACACGGAGCGCTTCGGCGTTCCCGCCACGTTGAACATCGAGGTGGTGACCGGCAGCGAAGCCACGCTGGACGCGGCCGAACAGGCCGTGCTGATAGCGATCACGCGGGTGCAACAGCGCGGCACCGCGGCGGGCCGGCTGGCCCGGGTCAAGAAGCGCCTTCGCACCGAGTGGTACCGAACACAGCAGGATGCCGACGCATTCGCCTTCGAGATCGGGCATTTCCAGACCATGGATTCCTGGCAGACGTTGGCGGAGCATCTCAACGCTCGCGAGCGCACCACCTCCGACGATCTCATGCGGATCGCGTCCCGCTATCTGATCGCAGACAACCGGACGGTGGGCGCGGTGCGGCGGGAGGTCGAGCGATGA
- a CDS encoding M24 family metallopeptidase codes for MVDACIASGGEGPSFWPWTMSGPSAHMGQLVGAFFRYDQNNRITEPGELMRVDIGCAGGLYGADVGRTLPVSGRFSETQAEAWDLLIAGYRAGLEAMADGVPVADVRTASMDAVRGRSEALGTATADAAAQAILGGGASTWHIHGVGLDSGEDIPTVLRAGMVVAYEPGFVLGPDAYYLEDMIVVTDSGYRILSAGLPYSAEEIAAAMAR; via the coding sequence ATGGTCGACGCCTGTATCGCGAGCGGCGGAGAGGGGCCCTCGTTCTGGCCGTGGACCATGTCGGGTCCGTCCGCGCACATGGGTCAGCTGGTTGGGGCGTTCTTCCGGTACGACCAGAACAACCGCATCACCGAACCCGGCGAATTGATGCGCGTAGACATCGGGTGCGCCGGAGGACTCTACGGAGCAGACGTCGGACGCACGTTGCCCGTCTCCGGTCGCTTCAGCGAAACCCAGGCCGAGGCCTGGGATCTGTTGATCGCCGGGTATCGGGCCGGGCTGGAGGCCATGGCCGACGGGGTGCCGGTGGCCGACGTTCGCACCGCCAGCATGGATGCAGTCCGTGGGCGTAGCGAGGCACTGGGGACCGCGACCGCCGACGCTGCCGCGCAAGCGATCCTCGGAGGTGGCGCCAGCACCTGGCACATCCACGGCGTCGGGCTGGATAGCGGCGAGGATATCCCAACGGTGCTGCGAGCCGGCATGGTGGTGGCCTACGAGCCCGGCTTCGTGCTGGGGCCGGACGCCTACTACCTGGAGGATATGATCGTGGTGACGGACAGCGGTTACCGGATCCTGAGCGCCGGACTGCCCTACTCCGCAGAAGAGATCGCGGCCGCCATGGCCCGCTGA
- a CDS encoding NAD-dependent epimerase/dehydratase family protein gives MTPTRRDFIRTTGVLGAGLTLIGPTACTGGAGDAGSSTPAPKRILIFGGTGFIGPHTVQYAIERGHQVTTFTRGRSDADLPEGVERLVGDRNDDHTALEGRSWDVVIDNNAQDYRWVEKSTELLKGAAQQYVFVSSISAYQLEGFDWSRSADVLYQPIVGVDYPLIEAPEGWTHGEPAAYGHMKALSEHIVRAAFPGRATIVRPGLIVGPGDETNRFGYWPLRLDDGGEVLAPGNPEHAYQVIDQRDLTEWIVRLAEDGTAGDFNGTGPGERLSFGSALDQIGEAATKPYSLTWIPESFLEAQGLMPWRDFPSWIPGDPLMFVDVSASVAAGLTFRPLSLTARDTLAFERSRDPERVASRPFGLTREREQEVLAAWHATQG, from the coding sequence ATGACTCCCACCAGACGCGACTTCATCAGGACCACCGGTGTGCTCGGCGCTGGGTTGACGCTGATCGGCCCCACCGCCTGCACGGGTGGAGCTGGCGATGCAGGGTCTTCGACGCCGGCGCCCAAGCGGATCCTGATCTTCGGCGGTACGGGCTTCATCGGCCCCCACACGGTACAGTACGCCATCGAGCGTGGACATCAGGTCACGACCTTCACGCGCGGGCGTTCCGACGCGGATCTACCGGAGGGCGTGGAGCGACTGGTGGGCGACCGCAACGATGACCACACGGCGCTCGAGGGGCGGAGCTGGGACGTCGTGATCGACAACAACGCCCAGGACTACCGTTGGGTGGAGAAGAGCACCGAGCTGCTCAAGGGCGCCGCACAGCAGTACGTCTTCGTCTCCTCCATCTCCGCCTACCAGCTCGAGGGCTTCGACTGGAGCCGCTCCGCTGACGTCTTGTACCAGCCGATCGTCGGTGTCGACTACCCGCTGATCGAGGCCCCGGAGGGATGGACGCACGGGGAGCCCGCCGCGTACGGGCACATGAAAGCGCTGAGCGAGCACATCGTTCGAGCTGCCTTCCCCGGCCGAGCCACCATCGTCCGACCGGGCCTGATCGTAGGACCCGGCGACGAGACCAACCGGTTCGGCTATTGGCCCCTGCGGCTCGATGATGGCGGCGAGGTGCTCGCGCCCGGGAATCCCGAACATGCCTACCAGGTCATCGATCAGCGCGATCTGACCGAATGGATCGTACGGCTCGCCGAAGACGGGACCGCTGGCGACTTCAACGGGACCGGCCCCGGTGAACGGCTGTCGTTCGGCTCCGCGCTCGACCAGATCGGCGAAGCCGCTACCAAGCCATATTCGCTGACCTGGATCCCGGAGTCCTTCCTGGAAGCGCAGGGGCTGATGCCTTGGCGCGACTTTCCGTCCTGGATCCCGGGCGACCCCCTCATGTTCGTGGATGTGAGCGCGTCCGTGGCTGCCGGGTTGACGTTCCGGCCGCTCTCGCTGACGGCGCGCGACACACTCGCGTTCGAACGCAGCCGCGACCCGGAGCGGGTGGCCTCCCGTCCGTTCGGACTCACCCGGGAGCGGGAGCAGGAGGTTCTGGCGGCCTGGCACGCTACGCAGGGATAG
- a CDS encoding carboxypeptidase-like regulatory domain-containing protein: MRHMDEGVLQAWLDGPRAGLSEQERAAVEEHLALCAECAVKVAALRASTVAVRGLLVPAGELEEIPDFSTVEARARTLGRGGPSDQSKSVAVWSRPRSRMIPIGWAASVLVALGAGWMANELSRGAGEPTVVQAAAPAAEAAEDALPPVEAEVRRTMQAEANVPREQAATVEGAEAVAPTPLFRPTSETRARQPQSSRRLAVEGRVTDAASGRPLRGAQVYLRGTTWGSLTNADGRYLIMLDEAPDSIEHGMTLNVDLIGYDQESRSLALGDAGTSVGDFQLRQTAIALDEIVVTGSAQKLERRALGNAVAIASASPAPAQAGVAQPIPVSGLTNGSLSWRAVVRADAEDLIGFPPRFVPGLDVLSVETAQVDGAPVLRVVQSLEGGGRLRLFQSLRAFELDNDAEAGVAAAESEGGVFLLGQAPLPSDAIRALLERARDGSS; this comes from the coding sequence ATGCGGCACATGGATGAGGGAGTTCTGCAGGCGTGGTTGGACGGGCCGCGTGCGGGGCTCTCGGAGCAGGAGCGCGCTGCGGTCGAGGAGCACCTGGCCCTGTGTGCGGAGTGCGCGGTGAAGGTTGCGGCACTCCGCGCGTCCACTGTCGCCGTCAGAGGTCTCCTGGTACCGGCAGGGGAGCTCGAGGAGATCCCGGACTTCTCAACGGTCGAGGCCCGGGCTCGCACGTTGGGTCGTGGCGGTCCGAGCGATCAGAGCAAGAGCGTGGCGGTGTGGTCTCGGCCGCGCAGTCGCATGATCCCGATCGGATGGGCGGCGAGCGTCTTGGTGGCGTTGGGCGCCGGCTGGATGGCCAACGAGCTGAGCCGTGGAGCAGGGGAGCCAACCGTAGTGCAAGCGGCCGCCCCCGCCGCCGAAGCCGCGGAGGATGCGTTGCCCCCCGTCGAGGCCGAAGTCCGGCGCACGATGCAGGCGGAGGCCAACGTCCCGCGCGAGCAGGCCGCAACCGTGGAGGGTGCGGAGGCCGTCGCGCCCACCCCGCTGTTCCGGCCAACCTCGGAGACGCGGGCTCGGCAGCCACAGTCCTCTCGGCGACTCGCGGTGGAGGGGCGCGTCACGGATGCTGCCTCCGGGCGACCTCTCCGTGGTGCTCAGGTCTACCTCCGAGGGACGACCTGGGGCTCGCTTACCAACGCGGACGGGAGGTACCTGATCATGCTCGACGAAGCGCCCGACTCGATCGAGCACGGGATGACACTCAACGTCGACCTGATCGGATACGACCAGGAGAGCCGATCACTCGCTCTGGGTGATGCGGGGACGAGCGTCGGCGACTTCCAGTTGAGGCAGACGGCGATCGCGCTCGATGAGATCGTGGTGACGGGCAGCGCTCAGAAGCTGGAGCGGCGAGCCCTTGGGAATGCCGTCGCGATCGCGTCGGCCTCCCCAGCGCCCGCTCAAGCCGGGGTGGCACAACCCATCCCTGTGTCAGGGCTGACGAACGGATCCCTGTCCTGGCGCGCCGTCGTGCGAGCCGACGCAGAAGACCTCATCGGCTTCCCCCCGCGGTTCGTGCCAGGGCTGGATGTGCTGAGTGTCGAAACCGCGCAGGTGGATGGGGCACCCGTATTGCGGGTGGTGCAGAGCCTGGAAGGGGGGGGTAGGCTCCGGCTGTTTCAGTCGCTCCGCGCGTTTGAGCTCGACAATGATGCGGAAGCAGGCGTCGCTGCAGCCGAGTCGGAGGGCGGCGTCTTCCTGTTGGGCCAGGCACCGCTGCCGTCAGACGCGATCCGGGCGCTGCTGGAGCGGGCCAGGGACGGATCGAGCTGA
- a CDS encoding sigma-70 family RNA polymerase sigma factor: MKTDWEAVYRTTYREVVGFLAGLLLDHERAKDLAQEAFARVLGHEADNPRGLVFRTAANLARDEARMVVRRKRHLKLLKVEEGARADGVASPWKELESKERAEKVRAALETLSETDRQVLVLWNAGFDYGEIAERTGLSRGAIGTTVARAKAKLVRACSAEEGIDAAHG, encoded by the coding sequence GTGAAGACCGATTGGGAAGCGGTCTACCGGACCACCTACCGTGAGGTCGTGGGCTTTCTGGCGGGCTTGCTCCTGGACCACGAGCGGGCCAAAGACCTGGCCCAGGAGGCATTCGCCAGGGTCCTGGGCCATGAGGCGGACAACCCTCGCGGACTGGTCTTCCGGACCGCAGCCAACCTGGCTCGCGACGAGGCGCGCATGGTGGTACGCCGCAAGCGGCACCTGAAGCTGCTCAAGGTCGAGGAGGGTGCCCGGGCGGACGGGGTCGCGTCGCCCTGGAAAGAGCTCGAGTCGAAGGAACGAGCCGAGAAGGTCCGTGCGGCGCTCGAGACGCTTTCCGAGACGGACCGGCAGGTCCTGGTTCTGTGGAACGCGGGATTCGACTACGGCGAGATCGCTGAGCGCACTGGGCTGTCCCGGGGCGCGATCGGGACCACGGTGGCACGCGCCAAGGCGAAGCTGGTGCGCGCATGTAGCGCCGAGGAGGGCATCGATGCGGCACATGGATGA
- a CDS encoding von Willebrand factor type A domain-containing protein encodes MHSLVRAVRRIAVLALATQWLMAAGEPFTISGGVTDAANGHPLQGVQVFIPGTAVGTLTNAEGRYVLLFPEGLTVPRELQVVAQLIGYDSGIARLGLSGRPAQASATADFQLDMTIIALDEIVVTGKAGELVRRPLAAVVSDATTAAPANQPAHPRGWTNLQPPASSAAPPRVPGVTPTTPPTGAARWGSTTSSAGHRDPQPFDREQYAHISESGFLSAADNPLSTFSIDVDRASYSNIRRFLLHEGRLPPVDAVQVEEMVNYFPYEYELPHRGEAPIAVTTELGEAPWSEGRQLLRVGLASMPIDMSDAPPNNLVFLLDVSGSMQSPDKLPLVKRSLRLLVDQLREQDRVAIVVYAGAAGLVLEPTSGARRHLVLEAIERLEAGGSTAGGAGLRLAYDVAQRHFTRGGNNRVILATDGDFNVGESSDAAMVGLVEDRRREGTFLTVLGFGTGNLQSSKMQEMAQHGNGNYAYIDGLDEARKVLVHEMGGTLLTVAKDVKIQVEFNPARVHSYRLIGYENRMLAAQDFNDDRKDAGELGAGHTVTALYEVVPTGSVSDSGGATIDPLRYQASLGPVPRRTDHGELAFVKVRYKDPDGRESRLITKPVQANAVRSASPDLRFASAVAGFGMLLRESEYRGTLSVEEVLSLAHSGLGEDLEGYRHGFVELVRTYEQLTGHLHADGGSR; translated from the coding sequence ATGCATTCCCTCGTGCGGGCAGTTCGCAGAATCGCTGTGCTCGCTCTGGCCACCCAGTGGTTGATGGCTGCGGGCGAGCCCTTCACCATCAGCGGGGGCGTGACGGACGCGGCCAACGGCCATCCTTTGCAGGGTGTCCAGGTCTTCATTCCCGGAACCGCGGTCGGGACTCTCACCAACGCGGAAGGACGCTACGTCCTGCTCTTCCCGGAAGGGCTCACGGTCCCACGGGAGCTTCAGGTGGTGGCCCAACTCATCGGGTACGACTCGGGCATCGCCCGCCTGGGGCTTTCGGGGCGCCCAGCCCAAGCATCCGCCACGGCGGACTTCCAGCTCGACATGACCATCATCGCGCTGGACGAAATCGTCGTCACGGGCAAGGCAGGCGAACTGGTCCGCCGACCGCTGGCCGCGGTCGTCTCCGACGCCACTACCGCTGCGCCGGCAAATCAACCTGCGCATCCCAGAGGCTGGACGAACCTTCAGCCTCCAGCATCGAGCGCCGCGCCCCCCCGGGTACCCGGTGTCACACCCACCACTCCACCCACCGGCGCCGCGCGCTGGGGCAGTACGACCTCCAGCGCCGGGCACCGGGATCCCCAGCCCTTCGACAGGGAGCAGTACGCCCACATCTCCGAGAGCGGGTTCCTGTCGGCCGCTGACAACCCGCTCTCCACCTTCTCCATCGACGTGGATCGAGCGTCGTACAGCAACATTCGACGCTTTCTCCTGCACGAGGGCCGGCTGCCTCCGGTGGATGCCGTCCAGGTGGAGGAGATGGTCAACTACTTCCCGTACGAGTACGAGCTACCTCACCGTGGTGAAGCACCCATTGCCGTCACCACCGAGCTCGGAGAGGCGCCGTGGAGTGAAGGACGTCAGCTTCTCCGCGTCGGACTTGCCAGCATGCCCATCGACATGTCTGACGCCCCTCCCAATAACCTGGTCTTCCTGCTGGACGTCTCCGGCTCCATGCAGTCGCCGGACAAGCTACCCCTTGTGAAGCGCTCGCTGCGGCTGCTGGTCGACCAGCTGCGGGAACAGGACCGGGTGGCGATCGTCGTCTACGCTGGCGCCGCGGGGCTGGTGTTGGAGCCCACTTCGGGCGCGCGCCGGCACCTGGTGCTGGAAGCGATCGAGCGCCTGGAAGCCGGCGGATCGACCGCCGGCGGCGCGGGCCTGCGCCTCGCCTACGACGTCGCACAGCGTCACTTCACCCGTGGCGGCAACAACCGTGTCATCCTGGCCACGGACGGCGATTTCAATGTGGGCGAGAGCAGTGACGCAGCCATGGTGGGGCTCGTCGAGGACCGTCGTCGGGAGGGGACGTTCCTGACCGTGCTCGGCTTCGGCACCGGCAACCTTCAGTCTTCGAAGATGCAGGAGATGGCCCAGCACGGAAACGGCAACTATGCCTACATCGACGGCCTGGACGAGGCCCGCAAGGTGCTCGTCCACGAGATGGGTGGAACGCTTCTCACCGTCGCCAAGGACGTGAAGATCCAGGTGGAGTTCAACCCGGCACGGGTACACTCGTATCGGCTCATCGGATACGAGAATCGCATGCTCGCCGCTCAGGACTTCAACGACGACAGGAAGGACGCGGGCGAGTTGGGTGCGGGACACACCGTGACGGCGCTCTACGAGGTCGTGCCGACGGGAAGTGTGTCGGACTCGGGTGGGGCCACGATCGACCCCCTCCGGTACCAGGCGTCGCTCGGCCCGGTACCCCGACGCACCGACCACGGCGAGCTGGCGTTCGTGAAGGTCCGCTACAAGGACCCGGACGGACGCGAGAGTCGGCTCATCACGAAGCCCGTGCAGGCCAATGCGGTCCGGAGCGCTTCGCCGGACCTCCGCTTTGCCTCCGCCGTAGCCGGCTTCGGGATGCTCCTTCGGGAGTCGGAGTACCGGGGAACGCTCTCCGTGGAGGAGGTCCTGTCACTCGCACACTCCGGGCTGGGCGAAGATCTGGAGGGCTATCGCCATGGCTTTGTCGAGCTGGTGCGGACCTATGAGCAGCTGACCGGTCACCTGCACGCGGATGGCGGGAGCCGGTGA
- a CDS encoding 6-bladed beta-propeller gives MGDVLKPRRRTHSPTARLAPTALLVFGPLTACGDTAPHTDSGAGAAWDVDPVPWLEIGAVAGDSAYNLDGVSSVHRLSDGRIVVGSPTTGTLSYFDANGRHLRTAGGAGKGPGEIGSLAAAWVHSGDTIGVFDSGNQRVTFFDSEGRLVREVALRPSAAAPDAFVAALPDGGFAIARIQVDPSKWSTEPFADTMVVMHYAPDGAERGELVRVGGLRRWRAARGSGVHPFSPRFVTAGSGSGFVVADGAETRFEVFDAAADARRSVSWPDTTLVPPQAAWQQLAEEVRRANDPISRLNASALPELGPGPSLPVYSALRVDPADRVWIKSYDPASDNLWTGALPQGAGGRWSVFEPDGQRVATVQMPEDLIVFEIGTDYVLGVRRDELGIEYVRLHTLRRVTGVEEEGP, from the coding sequence TTGGGCGATGTGCTCAAACCCCGGCGCAGGACGCACTCTCCGACGGCCAGGCTCGCTCCCACGGCGCTGCTCGTCTTCGGCCCGCTCACGGCCTGCGGCGACACCGCGCCACACACGGACTCGGGCGCGGGTGCTGCGTGGGACGTCGACCCGGTCCCCTGGCTGGAGATCGGGGCCGTCGCCGGCGACTCCGCGTACAATCTCGACGGCGTCTCGTCCGTCCACCGTCTGTCCGACGGCCGCATCGTAGTCGGTTCACCAACGACCGGGACCCTCTCCTACTTCGACGCGAACGGACGGCACCTCCGCACGGCTGGTGGCGCTGGGAAGGGCCCAGGAGAGATCGGAAGTCTCGCGGCCGCGTGGGTGCACTCGGGCGATACCATCGGAGTGTTCGACTCCGGGAACCAACGGGTCACGTTCTTCGATTCCGAGGGCAGGCTTGTCCGAGAGGTCGCCCTGCGACCGTCCGCTGCCGCACCCGACGCCTTCGTCGCGGCTCTGCCGGACGGGGGGTTCGCCATCGCCCGCATCCAGGTGGACCCGAGCAAGTGGAGCACGGAGCCGTTCGCCGATACCATGGTCGTGATGCACTACGCGCCCGATGGCGCTGAGCGGGGGGAGTTGGTGCGGGTCGGGGGCCTCCGCCGCTGGCGAGCAGCGCGCGGGTCCGGTGTCCACCCCTTCTCCCCCCGGTTTGTCACGGCTGGCTCCGGAAGTGGATTCGTCGTGGCCGATGGCGCGGAGACACGCTTCGAGGTCTTCGACGCAGCAGCCGACGCTCGGCGCTCGGTCAGCTGGCCGGACACGACCCTCGTCCCCCCTCAAGCAGCGTGGCAGCAGTTGGCTGAGGAAGTCCGCCGGGCCAACGACCCGATCAGCCGCCTCAATGCCTCAGCGCTTCCGGAACTCGGTCCAGGGCCCTCGCTACCCGTGTATTCGGCGCTTCGCGTCGATCCTGCGGATCGCGTCTGGATCAAATCGTACGATCCCGCCAGTGACAATCTCTGGACCGGCGCGCTCCCACAGGGCGCAGGCGGCCGGTGGAGCGTCTTCGAGCCCGATGGCCAGCGAGTCGCGACCGTCCAGATGCCCGAGGACTTGATCGTATTCGAGATCGGAACGGACTATGTGCTCGGGGTACGGCGTGACGAGTTGGGCATCGAGTACGTGCGGCTGCACACACTTCGTCGAGTCACTGGGGTCGAGGAGGAAGGTCCATGA
- a CDS encoding DUF3303 family protein: MFVLLIETYRNGDARAVYQRVRETGRGIPTALRYVDSWVTEDLGRCYQIMEVSDPAALQDWMASWSDLVDFEVLRVIPSAEAARRALA, from the coding sequence GTGTTCGTCCTCCTGATCGAGACCTATCGGAATGGTGACGCCCGAGCCGTCTACCAACGCGTCCGCGAGACCGGGCGCGGCATCCCCACCGCGCTGCGCTACGTGGACAGTTGGGTGACGGAGGATCTCGGCCGCTGCTACCAGATCATGGAGGTGTCCGATCCCGCTGCGCTTCAGGACTGGATGGCTTCCTGGTCGGATCTGGTGGACTTCGAGGTCCTGCGGGTCATCCCCTCCGCGGAGGCGGCCCGGCGGGCCCTCGCCTAG